From one Solanum stenotomum isolate F172 chromosome 12, ASM1918654v1, whole genome shotgun sequence genomic stretch:
- the LOC125846291 gene encoding ATP synthase gamma chain, chloroplastic, producing the protein MSCSNLTMLVSSKPSLSDSSALSFRSAVSSFQLPNHNSSGPSNPSRSSSVIPVQCGLRDLRDRIDSVKNTQKITEAMKLVAAAKVRRAQEAVVGARPFSETLVEVLYNINEQLQTDDIDVPLTKVRPVKKVALVVVTGDRGLCGGFNNYIIKKAEARIRDLKALGIDYTIISVGKKGNSYFLRRPYIPVDKFLEGSNLPTAKDAQAIADDVFSLFVSEEVDKVELLYTKFVSLVKSEPVIHTLLPLSPKGEICDINGNCVDAAEDEFFRLTTKEGKLTVERDVMRTKTTDFSAILQFEQDPVQILDALLPLYLNSQILRALQESLASELASRMSAMSSATDNASELKKNLSRVYNRQRQAKITGEILEIVAGADALI; encoded by the coding sequence atgtcttGTTCAAATTTGACAATGTTGGTGTCCTCAAAACCATCTCTTTCTGACTCCTCTGCGCTTTCCTTCCGCTCTGCTGTCAGCTCTTTTCAGCTTCCTAACCACAACTCATCAGGCCCTTCAAACCCCTCAAGATCATCATCAGTTATCCCTGTTCAATGTGGTCTCCGTGATCTGCGTGATCGAATTGACTCTGTCAAGAACACACAGAAGATTACTGAGGCTATGAAGCTTGTGGCAGCTGCTAAAGTCAGAAGAGCACAAGAAGCTGTTGTGGGCGCTAGGCCTTTCTCTGAGACTTTGGTTGAGGTACTTTACAACATCAATGAGCAGCTTCAGACAGATGACATTGATGTACCACTCACCAAAGTAAGACCCGTCAAGAAAGTGGCTTTGGTTGTTGTCACCGGTGACCGTGGTCTTTGTGGTGGTTTTAACAACTATATCATCAAAAAAGCTGAGGCCAGGATTAGAGATTTGAAAGCTCTTGGCATTGATTACACTATTATCAGTGTTGGGAAAAAGGGTAATTCTTATTTCCTCCGAAGGCCTTACATCCCTGTAGATAAATTTCTTGAAGGAAGCAATCTGCCCACTGCTAAAGATGCTCAGGCCATTGCTGATGATGTTTTCTCACTTTTTGTGAGTGAAGAGGTTGACAAAGTTGAGCTTCTCTACACAAAGTTTGTGTCTTTAGTGAAATCTGAGCCAGTCATTCACACCCTGCTTCCATTGTCACCAAAGGGAGAGATTTGTGACATCAATGGGAACTGTGTTGATGCAGCTGAAGATGAGTTCTTTAGGTTGACAACAAAGGAAGGGAAATTGACAGTGGAAAGAGATGTCATGAGGACTAAGACAACTGATTTTTCAGCAATCTTGCAATTCGAGCAGGACCCTGTTCAGATTCTTGATGCCTTGCTGCCACTTTACTTGAACAGTCAAATCCTCAGGGCATTGCAGGAGTCATTAGCCAGTGAGCTTGCCTCTAGGATGAGTGCCATGAGCAGTGCAACAGATAATGCATCTGAATTGAAGAAGAATCTATCTAGAGTGTACAACAGACAGCGTCAGGCAAAGATTACAGGAGAAATATTGGAGATTGTTGCTGGAGCAGATGCCTTGATTTAA